The DNA window GGCCATGTCGGTGCCTTCCGGTAAAAATCAAGAAAACATGCCTTTTGGAATCCAATTGATTGGTCCCGCTTTTCATGAAGGCATGTTGTTTGCTACGGCTCAACTTCTTTACAAATCCATGCATCGGGAAGCATGAAACAATGGTTTAACATATTGGTTTTTCTGGCAAGTATTTCTATTTTTACTCAAAGCAAAGGAGAATCCAAAAGCGATACATTAAAATTCAAAACCGATTTTGCAAAGTTGGCCATGATTGATAGTGTATATTCGGTATTTTTGGCCGACAATAATTACAATACCTTCCGTTATTCCTTTAAATCCGGTGATGATGTCAAACGCATGCCCGAGGAGAACCTAATACGCTGTTTTATCGACCAACTCAACGAAAGAAGTCCATTTCAATTTTCATACAATTCTTTAATCTACGAATATATTGAATATTATGCCATAAAAAAGAAATCATTGACCGAAAAAATGCTTGCTTATGCTCCAATGTATTTCCCGGTCTTTGAGAGGTTTTTGATGCAATACAAAGTACCCCTCGAATTTAAATACCTTCCGATTGTCGAATCTGCCATGAATCCCAGAGCTGTCTCCCCCGCTTATGCTGTCGGTTTATGGCAATTTATTTATGGCACCGGTAAGTTATACGGTTTAAATGCAAATTCATATTGGGACGACAAAAGCGATACCTATAAAGCATCTGAAGCCGCTGCAAAACACTTAAGGGATTTATATAAAGTTTTCAATGATTGGACATTGGCTTTGGCTGCCTATAATTGTGGCGCCGGCAACGTGCAAAAAGCCATACGCAGATCGGGAGGTAAAACACATTTTTGGGAAATCATGCCATACCTGCCTCGCGAAACAAGAAACTATGTGCCCGCTTTTATAGCAGTTAGCTACATCATGGAACATTATGAAGATTTTAATTTGTATCCCGGGCAATACCCGGTTTTACATGCTTTAATGATAGATACCCTTCATACAAACGGTGGGTTCACTTTAAACGATCTTGCCGAAAAACTGGATGTTCCATCACAATTGATTTATGCGCTTAATCCACATTTTAAAAGAGGGGTAGTTCCTAAAGACCATCAGATGAAAAATATTTACCTGCCTGTATTTCAAGTTGGAGAATTCACTTTAAACAAAGATTCTCTTGAACAACTTATGCCAAAAGTCACCATTGCAGAATCTCATATTCCTGCCAATAAAGGATATCATATCGTCAGAAGTGGAGAAAATTTAGGTTTAATTGCCAAAAGATACCGGGTCTCGGTGAGACAATTGCAACAATGGAACAAATTAAGAGGTACCACGATTTATGCCGGTCAAAAACTCAAAGTAAGCCCTTGATTGACTATTCGTTGATTTTATAAAAGCATCCTTTGTTGGTTTTTCTTTTTATCGAGGACTTGATGATCAATTCTGCCACATTGATAAGATTTCTCAATTCACATAATTGAGGCGACAATATTGTTTTTTTATACAACTCTTCGGTTTCTCTTTTCAATAGTTTCACTCTGCTTGCAGCTCTTTTTAACCTCACATTCGACCTGACAATCCCCACATAATTGTTCATCAACAATTGAAGTTCTTTTCTCGAGAATGAAATCAACACGTGTTCTTTTGGATGAGTAGTACCCTCGCTGTTCCAAGCAGGTATTTTCAATTTATATGGTTTTTCTTTCTTAAACCTTTGAGAAACATCAAGATATGCATGATGCGAAAACACCAATGCTTCGAGCAAGGAATTTGACGCCAGACGATTGGCGCCGTGTAATCCCGTGTAAGCACATTCTCCCGAAGCATACAACCTTTCTATGGAGGTTCGTGCATTTTTATCAACTACCACTCCTCCGCACATATAATGCGCTGCAGGTATCACAGGTATCAAATCTTTTGCGGGATCTATTCCAAGGGATTTACATTTTTTCAATATATTCGGAAACTCTCTTTTAAATTGATCCGAAGGGATATGACGGCAATCCAAATATACATGTTCGACTCCATGTTTTTTCATTTCTTGATCGATGGCCTGTGCCACAATGTCTCTTGAGGCAAGTTCTCCTCTTTTGTCATAATTAAACATAAACCTTTCTCCTTTGCCATTGAGCAGATAAGCTCCTGCCCCCCTCACTGCTTCAGATATTAAAAAAGCAGGAGATTCGCCGGGATTATATAATGCTGTGGGATGAAATTGAATAAATTCCATGTTTTTGATTGAAGCCCCTGCCCTGTATGCCATGGCAAGTCCGTCTCCTGTGGCAATGGTAGGATTGGTCGTTGTGGCATACACTTGACCACATCCACCCGATGCCAACAGTGTATATTGCGATTGAATGGTCACCACACTCCCATTTCTGCAATCCAATGCATACACCCCAAACACTGTGGTATGCCCGGGCAGTCCTTTTTCATTTTTCAAATGGTGTTGTGTTATTAGTTCCAACACAAAAAAATGATTGTAAATCCGGATATTGTTGTGCTTTTTTACTTGATTGATAAGTGTACGTTCCATCTCAAAGCCCGTCATATCCTTGTGATGCACGATTCTTTTACTGCTGTGGCCCCCTTCTCTTCCCAAATGCAGACGGTTATCTTCCGTTTTGTCAAAATTAGCTCCCCAACTTATC is part of the Vicingaceae bacterium genome and encodes:
- a CDS encoding lytic transglycosylase, with the protein product MKQWFNILVFLASISIFTQSKGESKSDTLKFKTDFAKLAMIDSVYSVFLADNNYNTFRYSFKSGDDVKRMPEENLIRCFIDQLNERSPFQFSYNSLIYEYIEYYAIKKKSLTEKMLAYAPMYFPVFERFLMQYKVPLEFKYLPIVESAMNPRAVSPAYAVGLWQFIYGTGKLYGLNANSYWDDKSDTYKASEAAAKHLRDLYKVFNDWTLALAAYNCGAGNVQKAIRRSGGKTHFWEIMPYLPRETRNYVPAFIAVSYIMEHYEDFNLYPGQYPVLHALMIDTLHTNGGFTLNDLAEKLDVPSQLIYALNPHFKRGVVPKDHQMKNIYLPVFQVGEFTLNKDSLEQLMPKVTIAESHIPANKGYHIVRSGENLGLIAKRYRVSVRQLQQWNKLRGTTIYAGQKLKVSP
- a CDS encoding L-aspartate oxidase, with protein sequence MIETDVLVIGSGIAGLSFAIKVAEKFPEKEILVLTKSDEDESNTKYAQGGIAVVIDRITDSFEKHIEDTLRAGDGLCNKEIVEMVVKEAPDRLQELISWGANFDKTEDNRLHLGREGGHSSKRIVHHKDMTGFEMERTLINQVKKHNNIRIYNHFFVLELITQHHLKNEKGLPGHTTVFGVYALDCRNGSVVTIQSQYTLLASGGCGQVYATTTNPTIATGDGLAMAYRAGASIKNMEFIQFHPTALYNPGESPAFLISEAVRGAGAYLLNGKGERFMFNYDKRGELASRDIVAQAIDQEMKKHGVEHVYLDCRHIPSDQFKREFPNILKKCKSLGIDPAKDLIPVIPAAHYMCGGVVVDKNARTSIERLYASGECAYTGLHGANRLASNSLLEALVFSHHAYLDVSQRFKKEKPYKLKIPAWNSEGTTHPKEHVLISFSRKELQLLMNNYVGIVRSNVRLKRAASRVKLLKRETEELYKKTILSPQLCELRNLINVAELIIKSSIKRKTNKGCFYKINE